Proteins encoded in a region of the Streptomyces sp. NBC_00513 genome:
- a CDS encoding Zn-ribbon domain-containing OB-fold protein: MNTVRYDLPEVDDFTRPYWDAAAQGRLLLRRCADCGRAHHYPREFCPYCWAGEERVTWEQAGGRAVLYTWSVIHRNDLPPFGERVPYVAAVVDLEEGPRLMTELVPASGGGSSGGGSFGDGGVVSGAGSSGGGSSGAGLRVGMPLEVAFREAAEGVWVPVFGVA; encoded by the coding sequence GTGAACACCGTCCGGTACGACCTGCCCGAGGTCGACGACTTCACCCGCCCGTACTGGGACGCGGCGGCGCAAGGCCGACTCCTCCTCCGCCGCTGCGCGGACTGCGGGCGCGCCCACCACTACCCGCGCGAGTTCTGCCCGTACTGCTGGGCGGGCGAGGAGCGCGTGACGTGGGAGCAGGCCGGGGGGCGGGCCGTGCTGTACACGTGGTCGGTGATCCACCGCAACGACCTGCCGCCGTTCGGGGAGCGGGTGCCGTACGTGGCGGCGGTCGTGGACCTGGAGGAGGGGCCGCGGCTGATGACGGAGCTCGTGCCGGCTTCCGGGGGCGGGTCGTCCGGGGGCGGGTCCTTCGGGGACGGGGGTGTGGTCTCCGGGGCCGGGTCCTCCGGGGGCGGGTCCTCCGGGGCCGGGTTGCGGGTCGGGATGCCGCTGGAGGTGGCGTTCCGCGAGGCGGCGGAGGGGGTGTGGGTGCCGGTGTTCGGGGTGGCGTAG
- a CDS encoding acyl-CoA dehydrogenase family protein produces MDAAFTAEQHEMRRTLREILGKRCGPDEVRAAVRTTAGHDRELWRQLARQLGLPGIAITEEYGGVGCAPADLALACEETGRVLLPSPLLATAVLAAPLITALGTEAQRAALLPPLAAGGLTAALAVPGPALATALALTGDNVPGEWAGGGRAGGVQATSGEDGWRLYGEVPQVLDGHSAGLLLVAAHTGGFARSRTLLFLVREDAPGLVRARQSTLDETRAQGRIQLRDVPAELLGDGQGDVPAALAATGRTAAGVLAAEAVGAADQALARTVDHVRQREQFGRAIGSFQAVKHRLADLYVQVQAARSAAYYAAWDPEQGGLALAQALEALRITSGEAIQLHGGIGFTWEHDAHLYFKRAAADELLFGPVHRLRAHAARRAGLFGPPVPSAVPSTTANTNTNTSTTANTSTTTTTTTERMAV; encoded by the coding sequence ATGGATGCCGCCTTCACCGCGGAGCAGCACGAGATGCGCCGCACCCTGCGCGAAATCCTGGGCAAACGCTGCGGACCGGACGAGGTCAGGGCCGCCGTCCGCACCACCGCCGGACACGACCGTGAACTGTGGCGACAGCTCGCCCGGCAACTCGGCCTGCCGGGCATCGCCATCACCGAGGAGTACGGCGGCGTCGGCTGCGCCCCGGCCGACCTCGCCCTCGCCTGCGAGGAGACCGGCCGGGTCCTGCTGCCCTCGCCGCTGCTCGCCACCGCCGTACTCGCCGCGCCGCTGATCACCGCCCTCGGGACGGAGGCCCAGCGCGCCGCGCTGCTGCCCCCGCTCGCCGCCGGCGGGTTGACGGCCGCGCTCGCCGTACCCGGGCCCGCCCTGGCCACGGCCCTCGCGCTGACCGGCGACAACGTGCCGGGGGAGTGGGCCGGCGGCGGGCGCGCCGGTGGGGTGCAGGCCACGTCGGGGGAGGACGGCTGGCGGCTGTACGGGGAGGTCCCCCAGGTGCTGGACGGCCACAGCGCCGGGCTGCTCCTGGTCGCCGCGCACACCGGCGGCTTCGCCCGCAGCCGGACCTTGCTGTTCCTCGTACGGGAGGACGCGCCCGGACTCGTACGGGCCCGGCAGTCCACCCTGGACGAGACCAGGGCCCAGGGCCGGATCCAACTGCGCGACGTACCGGCCGAATTGCTCGGGGACGGGCAGGGGGACGTACCGGCGGCCCTCGCCGCCACCGGGCGCACCGCGGCCGGGGTGCTGGCCGCCGAGGCGGTGGGTGCGGCGGATCAGGCGCTGGCCCGCACCGTGGACCACGTACGGCAGCGCGAACAGTTCGGCCGCGCCATCGGGTCCTTCCAGGCGGTCAAACACCGCCTCGCGGACCTCTACGTACAGGTGCAGGCGGCCCGCTCCGCCGCCTACTACGCCGCCTGGGACCCCGAACAGGGGGGCCTTGCCCTCGCGCAGGCGCTGGAGGCGCTGCGGATCACCTCGGGCGAGGCGATCCAACTGCACGGCGGCATCGGATTCACCTGGGAACACGACGCGCACCTCTACTTCAAGCGGGCCGCGGCCGACGAGCTGCTCTTCGGCCCGGTGCACCGGCTGCGGGCACACGCCGCCCGGCGGGCGGGCCTGTTCGGCCCGCCTGTCCCGTCCGCCGTCCCGTCCACGACCGCGAACACGAACACGAACACGTCGACGACCGCGAACACGTCCACGACCACGACCACGACCACGGAGAGGATGGCCGTCTGA
- a CDS encoding pyridoxal 5'-phosphate synthase yields the protein MTSETSDADFHATLHSLRVWDTRLPGFDPDTAPTDPLPLFREWLVDAAKAGQLEPHTMTLATVDAEGRPDVRTLMLHDADERGWHFASHATSEKGRQLAARPEAALGFYWPAVGRQIRLRGRVTACGPEESRADLAVRSRGALAAALTGHQSEVLPSLADLAEASAAAWERAGAEPDAVAPTWTRYVLDATEAEFFQGDAARRHTRLHYRRTPAGPWTRTLLWP from the coding sequence ATGACCAGTGAGACGAGCGACGCCGACTTCCACGCCACCCTCCACTCCCTGCGCGTGTGGGACACCCGGCTGCCCGGCTTCGACCCGGACACGGCACCGACCGACCCGCTCCCCCTCTTCCGGGAGTGGCTCGTCGACGCCGCCAAGGCCGGACAGCTCGAACCGCACACGATGACCCTGGCCACGGTCGACGCCGAAGGGCGCCCCGACGTACGCACGCTGATGCTGCACGACGCCGACGAGCGCGGCTGGCACTTCGCCTCGCACGCCACCAGCGAGAAGGGGCGACAACTCGCGGCCCGACCCGAAGCCGCCCTCGGCTTCTACTGGCCCGCGGTCGGCCGGCAGATCCGCCTCCGCGGCCGGGTCACGGCGTGCGGACCCGAGGAAAGCCGAGCGGACCTCGCGGTCAGGTCCCGCGGCGCGCTCGCCGCCGCCCTGACAGGACACCAGAGCGAGGTCCTGCCCTCCCTCGCGGACCTGGCCGAGGCCTCGGCGGCGGCGTGGGAGCGCGCGGGAGCCGAGCCGGACGCGGTGGCACCGACGTGGACGCGGTACGTGCTCGACGCGACGGAAGCCGAGTTCTTCCAGGGCGACGCGGCCCGCCGCCACACCCGCCTCCACTACCGCCGCACCCCCGCCGGCCCCTGGACCCGAACCCTCCTCTGGCCCTGA
- a CDS encoding VOC family protein, whose product MLGTDFRTGSPNWLDLGSPDIARDAAFYGALFGWEFVSAGPDAGGYGFFRLDGKTVAAIGALTEEGAKPAWMVHFDTRDIQATVQAIKDGGGTIRMEPTDVMGQGWLAQATDPQGAEFALWQPGRTAGFELGSAPHSLIWVELHVPDPARDIAFYNGVFGWRHAEMQATPEMAYRVLSIADGDQQDGSFGGVAPSQGGGPTGWVPYFNAPDVDGTVAKTTENGGTVLMPPADVPSVGRIAFLTDPAGAMFALLKPDPQM is encoded by the coding sequence ATGCTCGGCACCGATTTCCGTACCGGCTCGCCCAACTGGCTCGACCTCGGCAGCCCCGACATCGCCAGGGACGCGGCCTTCTACGGCGCCCTCTTCGGCTGGGAGTTCGTCTCGGCCGGCCCCGACGCCGGCGGTTACGGGTTCTTCCGGCTGGACGGCAAGACCGTCGCCGCGATCGGCGCGCTCACCGAGGAAGGGGCGAAGCCGGCCTGGATGGTGCACTTCGACACCCGCGACATCCAGGCCACCGTCCAGGCGATCAAGGACGGCGGCGGCACGATCCGCATGGAGCCCACCGACGTCATGGGGCAGGGGTGGCTGGCGCAGGCCACCGACCCGCAGGGCGCGGAGTTCGCCCTGTGGCAGCCGGGCCGGACCGCGGGCTTCGAGCTGGGCTCCGCTCCCCACAGCCTCATCTGGGTGGAACTGCACGTACCGGACCCGGCCCGGGACATCGCCTTCTACAACGGCGTGTTCGGCTGGCGGCACGCGGAGATGCAGGCGACGCCCGAGATGGCGTACCGCGTGCTCAGCATCGCCGACGGGGACCAGCAGGACGGTTCCTTCGGCGGCGTCGCCCCCTCGCAGGGCGGCGGCCCGACGGGCTGGGTGCCGTACTTCAACGCGCCGGACGTCGACGGCACCGTCGCCAAGACCACCGAGAACGGCGGCACCGTGCTGATGCCGCCGGCCGACGTGCCGAGCGTCGGCCGGATCGCCTTCCTCACCGACCCGGCGGGCGCGATGTTCGCCTTGCTGAAGCCCGACCCGCAGATGTAG
- a CDS encoding nitroreductase family deazaflavin-dependent oxidoreductase, with amino-acid sequence MAPVGVRLMQKVSSTMLFAKIAPHVIPAMDKAVHRLTRGKVILSAQMLPGVILTAKGARSGLPRTTPLACMPEDDGASWLLIGSNFGRPGHPAWTGNLLKHPDADVSWRGRDIAVRARLLQGEERAAAWQAALRFWPPYATYQARIEREIRLFRLERR; translated from the coding sequence ATGGCTCCCGTCGGCGTCAGGCTGATGCAGAAGGTCTCCTCGACCATGCTGTTCGCCAAGATCGCACCACACGTCATCCCGGCCATGGACAAGGCCGTGCACAGGCTGACCCGCGGCAAGGTCATCCTGAGCGCGCAGATGCTGCCCGGCGTGATCCTCACCGCCAAGGGAGCCAGGTCCGGCCTGCCGCGCACCACACCGCTCGCCTGCATGCCGGAGGACGACGGCGCGAGCTGGCTGCTGATCGGCTCCAACTTCGGCCGCCCGGGACATCCCGCCTGGACCGGGAACCTGCTCAAACACCCGGACGCGGACGTGAGTTGGCGCGGTCGGGACATCGCCGTACGGGCCCGGCTGTTGCAGGGCGAGGAACGTGCGGCGGCGTGGCAGGCGGCGCTGAGGTTCTGGCCGCCGTACGCGACGTACCAGGCGCGCATCGAGCGCGAGATCCGGCTGTTCCGCCTGGAGCGTCGCTGA
- a CDS encoding enoyl-CoA hydratase/isomerase family protein, whose amino-acid sequence MTAPDATTAPDIDSLVLHRTENGVSWITLNRPEAMNAVTMEQRERVIGLLDGASCDPAVRAVVVTATGKGFCAGADLRGGPAAGERIAGDVARLIRSGAQRLITSVLDCEKPVIAAVNGTAAGIGAHLALACDLVIAAEPARFIEVFVRRGLVPDGGGAYLLPRLLGPQKAKELMFFGDALPAAEAERLGLVNKVVPAEALEATAREWAERLAQGPTRAIAMTKQLVNVSLDGDRATALAAEATAQEINMTTADANEGVASFVERRTPKYLGR is encoded by the coding sequence ATGACCGCACCGGACGCCACGACCGCACCGGACATCGACTCCCTCGTGCTGCACCGCACCGAGAACGGCGTTTCCTGGATCACCCTGAACCGTCCCGAGGCCATGAACGCCGTCACCATGGAGCAGCGCGAGCGCGTCATCGGCCTGCTCGACGGGGCCTCGTGCGATCCCGCCGTCCGGGCCGTGGTCGTCACCGCGACCGGTAAGGGGTTCTGCGCCGGCGCCGACCTGCGCGGGGGGCCCGCCGCGGGCGAGCGGATCGCGGGGGACGTGGCCCGGTTGATCCGGTCGGGGGCGCAAAGGTTGATCACGTCGGTCCTCGACTGCGAGAAACCGGTGATCGCCGCGGTGAACGGCACGGCCGCCGGGATCGGCGCCCATCTGGCACTGGCCTGCGATCTGGTGATCGCGGCGGAACCGGCGCGGTTCATCGAGGTGTTCGTCCGCCGCGGGCTGGTCCCGGACGGCGGGGGCGCGTACCTGCTGCCGAGGCTGCTCGGACCGCAGAAGGCCAAGGAGTTGATGTTCTTCGGCGACGCCCTGCCCGCCGCCGAGGCCGAACGTCTGGGCCTGGTCAACAAGGTGGTCCCGGCCGAGGCCCTGGAGGCGACGGCCCGGGAGTGGGCGGAACGCCTCGCACAGGGCCCGACCCGGGCCATCGCCATGACGAAGCAGCTGGTCAACGTCTCGCTGGACGGTGACCGGGCGACCGCCTTGGCCGCCGAGGCCACCGCCCAGGAGATCAACATGACCACCGCCGACGCGAACGAGGGCGTGGCGAGCTTCGTGGAGCGCCGCACCCCGAAGTACCTCGGTCGCTGA
- a CDS encoding DoxX family membrane protein: MQTIWLSGAEWTAVLRIGLGLWWLESWRHKDKKGWFERGTGIAWAADVARKHRWGFVKGGFDTVVRPRPKLVAYVVVYAELALGLGLVLGLLTPVALVGGLLLNLLYLVLMIHDWAEQGQNAMMALISIVALFAMGWQVWSLDAAMGLFL; encoded by the coding sequence ATGCAGACCATCTGGCTCAGCGGGGCCGAATGGACAGCCGTGCTCCGGATAGGCCTCGGCCTGTGGTGGCTGGAGAGCTGGCGGCACAAGGACAAGAAGGGCTGGTTCGAACGCGGCACCGGCATCGCCTGGGCCGCCGACGTCGCCCGCAAGCACCGCTGGGGCTTCGTCAAGGGCGGCTTCGACACGGTCGTCCGGCCGAGGCCGAAACTCGTGGCGTACGTGGTCGTGTACGCCGAACTCGCCCTCGGACTCGGCCTGGTGCTCGGCCTCCTGACGCCCGTGGCGCTGGTCGGCGGACTGCTGCTGAACCTGCTCTACCTCGTGCTGATGATCCACGACTGGGCCGAGCAGGGACAGAACGCGATGATGGCGCTCATCTCGATCGTCGCACTGTTCGCGATGGGCTGGCAGGTCTGGTCACTCGACGCGGCGATGGGACTCTTCCTGTGA
- a CDS encoding flavin reductase family protein — translation MAATVVRYLRSVGSPTSAAAEPEPVNTLPRPDLRAVGEDERAPVSPAEFRAVLSNFASGVTVITAPPGADEDGPAGFACQSFASLSLDPPLVTFMVARTSTTWPRIARAGVFCVNILGAEQGGLCRSFAVSGADKFAGVPHRPSPVTGSPRLDDVPAWIDCRIHAVHTGGDHLIVVGRVEAMGADGEGDPLLFHKGRFGRFTD, via the coding sequence ATGGCGGCCACCGTCGTCCGATACCTCAGGTCAGTGGGCTCCCCCACCTCCGCCGCGGCGGAGCCGGAACCCGTCAACACGCTGCCGCGCCCCGACCTGCGGGCCGTCGGCGAGGACGAGCGCGCGCCCGTCAGCCCCGCCGAGTTCCGGGCCGTGCTGTCGAACTTCGCCAGCGGGGTCACGGTCATCACCGCCCCACCCGGCGCGGACGAGGACGGGCCGGCAGGCTTCGCCTGCCAGTCCTTCGCGTCGCTCTCCCTCGACCCGCCCCTGGTCACGTTCATGGTGGCCCGTACGTCGACCACCTGGCCGCGCATCGCCCGCGCCGGGGTCTTCTGCGTCAACATCCTGGGGGCCGAACAGGGTGGCCTGTGCCGCTCGTTCGCCGTGAGCGGCGCCGACAAGTTCGCCGGCGTCCCGCACCGCCCGAGCCCGGTCACCGGATCGCCGCGACTCGACGACGTGCCCGCCTGGATCGACTGCCGGATCCACGCCGTCCACACCGGCGGGGACCACCTCATCGTCGTCGGTCGCGTCGAGGCCATGGGCGCGGACGGCGAGGGCGATCCCCTGCTCTTCCACAAGGGCCGCTTCGGCCGCTTCACGGACTGA
- a CDS encoding acetyl-CoA acetyltransferase, whose protein sequence is MPGLSGPPRTPTAPTPRRRVAVAGVALSDCGRVDGPTPYALHAQAARRALADSGLDRSVIDGFASAGLGTLAPIEVAEYLGLRPTWVDSTSVGGSTWEVMAAHAADAIAAGHARAVLLVYGSTARADIKARRRTANLSFGARGPLQFEVPYGHTLVAKYAMAARRHMHEYGTTLEQLASVAVQARSNAATNPDAMFRTPLTVDEVLSSDMIADPFTKLHCCIRSDGGCAVLLVAEDLVPDTAKAPVWILGAGASVSHTTMSEWEDFTVSPAAVSGRQAFERAGLTPADVDLAEIYDAFTYMTLVTLEDLGFCAKGEGGAFVEKGRLLRDGELPVNTDGGGLSACHPGMRGLFLLVEAVRQLRGEAGAGQVTKAGGRLPEVALASGTGGWFCSSGTVILGRG, encoded by the coding sequence ATGCCTGGACTGTCTGGACCGCCCCGAACCCCCACCGCCCCCACGCCGCGCCGCCGGGTCGCGGTCGCCGGCGTCGCCCTCTCGGACTGCGGCCGGGTGGACGGCCCCACCCCCTACGCCCTGCACGCGCAGGCCGCCCGCCGGGCCCTCGCCGACTCCGGACTCGACCGGTCCGTCATCGACGGCTTCGCCTCCGCCGGCCTCGGCACCCTGGCCCCGATCGAGGTCGCCGAGTACCTGGGACTGCGCCCCACCTGGGTGGACTCCACCTCGGTCGGCGGCTCGACCTGGGAGGTGATGGCCGCCCACGCGGCCGACGCCATCGCCGCCGGCCACGCCCGGGCCGTCCTGCTGGTCTACGGATCCACCGCCCGCGCCGACATCAAGGCCCGCAGGCGCACCGCGAACCTCTCCTTCGGCGCACGCGGACCCCTCCAGTTCGAGGTCCCGTACGGACACACGCTCGTCGCCAAGTACGCGATGGCCGCCCGCCGCCACATGCACGAGTACGGCACGACCCTGGAACAGCTCGCGTCGGTGGCCGTACAGGCCCGGTCGAACGCCGCCACCAACCCGGACGCGATGTTCCGCACCCCGCTCACCGTGGACGAGGTCCTCTCCTCCGACATGATCGCGGACCCGTTCACCAAACTGCACTGCTGCATCCGCTCCGACGGCGGCTGCGCGGTCCTGCTGGTCGCCGAGGACCTCGTACCGGACACCGCCAAGGCCCCGGTCTGGATCCTGGGCGCCGGTGCCTCGGTCTCCCACACCACCATGTCGGAATGGGAGGACTTCACCGTCTCCCCGGCCGCCGTCTCCGGCCGCCAGGCCTTCGAGCGCGCCGGACTGACCCCGGCGGACGTCGATCTCGCCGAGATCTACGACGCTTTCACGTACATGACCCTCGTGACCCTGGAGGACCTCGGCTTCTGCGCGAAGGGCGAGGGCGGAGCGTTCGTCGAGAAGGGCCGACTGCTGCGCGACGGGGAACTCCCCGTCAACACCGACGGCGGCGGACTGTCGGCCTGCCACCCCGGCATGCGCGGCCTCTTCCTGCTGGTCGAGGCCGTACGCCAACTCCGCGGCGAGGCCGGCGCCGGCCAGGTCACCAAGGCGGGCGGCCGGCTCCCCGAGGTGGCCCTCGCCTCGGGCACGGGCGGCTGGTTCTGCTCCTCGGGGACGGTCATCCTGGGCCGGGGTTGA
- a CDS encoding acetate--CoA ligase family protein, whose protein sequence is MLGSTHGTLTTDFRARVEACGETPRTAVHSSAAPSAEDAVALDVSGRPLHAEVPDLDRFFRPESVAVIGASDAEGRPNTGITRQLLAWAQRVGARIHPVHPTRATVFGLPCHASVADLPEQVDLAVLLVGDPLPVIEELAEAKVKFAVAFASGFAETGDAGAAAQARLSAAVERSGLRLLGPNTNLNAFEAFRDDLDGPAIALITQSGHQGRPVYTLQELGIRLSHWAPTGNEADLETSDFISYFAERPEVGAIACYVEGLKDGRSFLLAADRAARNGVPVVAVKVGRTETGARMAASHTGKLTGADTVVDAAMRQFGVIRVDGLDELQDTAALLARARKPLADGVVVYSISGGTGAHFSDLATEAGLSLPTLTQAKQDELHQWIPEYLNVANPVDNGGHPVGDWRGRKIIDALLADPSVGVLICPITGPFPPMSDRLAQDLVDAAEQSDKLVCVIWGSPVGTEEAYRTTLLGSSRVATFRTFGNCITAVRAYLGHHRFTASYRSPFDEAPRTPSPSYRKAQALMRPGQQLSEHAAKQLLRAYGIRVPREQLVTSAAAAVRAAGLVGYPVVMKASGPQLGHKTELGLVKIGLTSASQIRDAYRELTDIARYENVPLDGILVCQMVERGVEMVVGVTRDDLFGPTVTVGLGGVLVEVLRDAAVRVPPFGEDQARAMLTELRGHPLLEGVRGAPPADVDALVEVVLRVQRMALELGDVLSELDINPLMVLPRGQGAVALDALAICR, encoded by the coding sequence ATGCTTGGATCTACTCACGGCACCCTCACCACCGACTTCCGCGCACGCGTCGAGGCCTGCGGGGAGACCCCCAGGACGGCCGTCCACTCCTCGGCGGCGCCGTCCGCCGAGGACGCGGTCGCCCTGGACGTCAGCGGTCGCCCCCTGCACGCCGAGGTCCCCGACCTGGACCGGTTCTTCCGGCCCGAGTCGGTGGCCGTCATCGGCGCCTCCGACGCCGAGGGCAGGCCGAACACCGGCATCACCCGGCAGCTCCTCGCCTGGGCGCAGCGGGTCGGCGCCCGGATCCACCCCGTCCACCCGACCCGCGCCACCGTCTTCGGGCTGCCGTGTCACGCCTCGGTGGCCGACCTGCCCGAGCAGGTGGACCTGGCGGTCCTGCTCGTCGGCGACCCGCTGCCCGTCATCGAGGAACTGGCCGAGGCCAAGGTCAAGTTCGCGGTGGCCTTCGCCTCCGGTTTCGCGGAGACGGGCGACGCCGGGGCCGCCGCCCAGGCCCGGCTCTCGGCCGCCGTCGAACGCTCGGGCCTGCGCCTGCTCGGCCCGAACACCAACCTCAACGCCTTCGAGGCGTTCCGTGACGACCTCGACGGCCCGGCCATCGCGCTGATCACCCAGTCCGGCCACCAGGGCCGGCCCGTGTACACGCTCCAGGAGCTCGGCATCCGGCTCTCGCACTGGGCGCCGACGGGCAACGAGGCCGACCTGGAGACCTCCGACTTCATCTCCTACTTCGCGGAGCGGCCCGAGGTCGGCGCCATCGCCTGTTACGTCGAGGGACTCAAGGACGGCCGCTCCTTCCTGCTGGCCGCCGACCGGGCCGCCCGCAACGGGGTGCCGGTCGTCGCCGTCAAGGTCGGCCGCACCGAGACGGGCGCCCGGATGGCCGCCTCCCACACCGGAAAGCTGACCGGCGCGGACACCGTCGTGGACGCGGCCATGCGCCAGTTCGGGGTGATCCGGGTGGACGGCCTGGACGAGCTCCAGGACACCGCCGCCCTGCTGGCGCGGGCCCGCAAGCCGCTGGCGGACGGCGTGGTCGTGTACTCGATCTCCGGCGGCACGGGCGCCCACTTCTCCGACCTGGCCACCGAGGCGGGCCTGAGCCTGCCGACCCTGACGCAGGCCAAGCAGGACGAGCTGCACCAGTGGATCCCGGAGTACCTGAACGTCGCGAACCCCGTGGACAACGGCGGTCACCCCGTCGGCGACTGGCGCGGCCGCAAGATCATCGACGCGCTCCTGGCCGACCCGTCCGTGGGCGTGCTGATCTGCCCGATCACCGGCCCCTTCCCGCCCATGAGCGACAGGCTGGCGCAGGACCTGGTGGACGCGGCCGAGCAGAGCGACAAGCTGGTCTGCGTGATCTGGGGTTCCCCCGTCGGCACCGAGGAGGCGTACCGCACGACCCTGCTGGGCTCCTCCCGCGTCGCCACGTTCCGTACCTTCGGCAACTGCATCACCGCGGTACGGGCCTACCTCGGCCACCACCGGTTCACCGCCTCCTACCGTTCCCCCTTCGACGAGGCCCCGCGCACGCCCTCGCCCTCGTACCGCAAGGCGCAGGCCCTGATGCGGCCGGGCCAGCAGCTCAGCGAGCACGCGGCGAAGCAGCTGTTGCGGGCGTACGGGATACGGGTTCCCCGCGAGCAGTTGGTGACCAGCGCGGCGGCGGCCGTCCGCGCGGCCGGACTGGTCGGCTACCCGGTGGTGATGAAGGCCTCGGGCCCGCAGCTCGGTCACAAGACGGAGCTGGGGCTGGTGAAGATCGGCCTGACCTCCGCGAGTCAGATCCGCGACGCGTACCGGGAGCTGACGGACATCGCGCGCTACGAGAACGTCCCGCTGGACGGGATCCTCGTCTGCCAGATGGTGGAGCGCGGCGTGGAGATGGTCGTCGGCGTCACCCGGGACGACCTCTTCGGGCCGACCGTGACGGTGGGCCTCGGCGGGGTCCTGGTCGAGGTGCTGCGCGACGCGGCGGTACGGGTGCCGCCGTTCGGCGAGGACCAGGCGCGGGCGATGCTGACGGAACTGCGCGGCCATCCGCTGCTGGAAGGCGTACGGGGCGCCCCGCCGGCGGACGTGGACGCGCTGGTGGAGGTCGTCCTGCGGGTCCAGCGGATGGCGCTGGAGCTGGGCGACGTGCTCTCGGAGCTGGACATCAACCCGCTGATGGTCCTCCCGCGCGGCCAGGGCGCGGTGGCGCTCGACGCGCTGGCCATCTGCCGCTGA
- a CDS encoding NAD(P)/FAD-dependent oxidoreductase, whose amino-acid sequence MPEAPDMTTQPRPTYVIGAGPGGLAVAAALRTRGVRAVVVEKSDAVGSSWRRHYDRLHLHTTRRLSALPGLAVPRRFGRWVARDDVVRYLEKYAEFHELELVTGVEVTRIERAADDSGWTLHASGGRELAAGAVIVATGFNHTPRLPKWPGREAYGKELLHAADYRAAAPYADRDVLVVGVGNTGAEIAVDLAEGGAARVRLAVRTAPHIVRRSTAGWPAQRTGILVRRLPVWLVDRLSALVARASVPDLSAYGLPRPATGLYSRVRQGAIPIQDVGLIDAVRSGRVEPVAAVDALDGDEVVLADGTRISPDVVIAATGYRRALEGLVGHLDVLDDRGRPRVHGGRTPAHAPDLYFTGFTNPISGMLRELALDARKIAKAVARKDRTRP is encoded by the coding sequence ATGCCCGAAGCTCCCGACATGACCACCCAGCCCCGCCCGACGTACGTGATCGGCGCCGGTCCCGGCGGCCTCGCCGTCGCCGCCGCCCTGCGCACCCGCGGGGTCCGCGCCGTGGTCGTCGAGAAGTCCGACGCCGTCGGCTCCTCCTGGCGCCGCCACTACGACCGGCTCCACCTGCACACGACGCGACGGCTCTCCGCGCTGCCCGGCCTGGCCGTGCCGCGTCGTTTCGGACGTTGGGTCGCGCGCGACGACGTGGTGCGCTACCTGGAGAAGTACGCCGAGTTCCACGAGCTGGAGCTGGTCACCGGGGTCGAGGTGACACGGATCGAGCGGGCCGCGGACGATTCCGGCTGGACCCTGCACGCCAGTGGCGGCCGGGAGTTGGCGGCCGGTGCCGTGATCGTGGCGACCGGGTTCAACCACACCCCCCGGCTGCCCAAGTGGCCGGGCCGTGAGGCGTACGGCAAGGAACTGCTGCACGCCGCCGACTACCGGGCCGCCGCCCCGTACGCGGACCGCGACGTACTGGTCGTCGGCGTCGGCAACACCGGCGCCGAGATAGCCGTGGACCTCGCCGAGGGCGGCGCCGCGCGGGTGCGGCTCGCCGTGCGCACCGCCCCGCACATCGTGCGCCGCTCCACCGCGGGCTGGCCGGCCCAACGCACCGGGATCCTGGTGCGCCGGCTGCCCGTGTGGCTGGTGGACCGGCTGTCCGCGCTGGTGGCGAGGGCCTCCGTCCCGGACCTGTCGGCGTACGGGCTGCCCCGCCCCGCCACCGGCCTGTACAGCAGGGTCAGGCAGGGGGCGATCCCGATCCAGGACGTCGGGCTGATCGACGCCGTCCGGTCCGGCCGGGTCGAACCGGTCGCCGCCGTGGACGCCCTCGACGGCGACGAAGTGGTACTGGCGGACGGTACGCGGATCAGCCCGGACGTCGTGATCGCGGCGACCGGCTACCGGCGGGCCCTGGAGGGGTTGGTCGGTCACCTCGACGTACTGGACGACCGGGGACGGCCGCGGGTACACGGCGGCCGCACTCCCGCGCACGCGCCCGATCTGTACTTCACCGGTTTCACCAACCCCATCAGCGGCATGCTCCGCGAGCTGGCACTGGACGCCCGGAAGATCGCCAAGGCGGTGGCCCGGAAGGACCGCACCCGCCCCTGA